The genomic segment cagaatgaaaggtaaaagcatcccagagttagtaatgcttaaagtgacagtggtcagatgttcaaaaaatggccgggtccttaaggtatatttgggctgggttcttaaggggttaaagttaattgCACCAGAATTCATTTGAGGTAGTTAATCTGTCTTAATATGTCTGCAATATATAAATGCAGCCTTACTGATTTACATATAACACCTGCCTGGTAACAAACAAACACCATAGGGTGCTGTGACTTGTGTGTTAGCAGCTGTTGGTAGCGCTCACACTTTACCTCTAGTTGTAATGATGCAACGGGACTTGCCATTGTTTTAAGCTGAAAATCCAGGAGCAGAATGGCAATTATCTGTAACTCCCAAGTGCCACTAGCATCTGCTAACACTACTCAAATACAAGCCTGGCATTACGGGACCAGAGCCACACAAGATACATTCTTACTGCTTACACAGACTGAGCACTTGAAACTTCACTTAGGTTTAGCTCTCTTGACAGAAAACAGCGGTCCAGTGGAATATCCGATAAACCAGtttctgccaaaaaaaaaaaaaagaattatattaCTTCTAAATAAAGAGTGGATATGTCAGTTTGAAGACAATAACTATAATATATATTAAACAGGAAAtaggttttaaccctttaaattatttactttttatattttaaaaattttatGTAGAAATATACACCATGGGGGAATAAAGTCCCACTAGTGTTCTGTGTGTAACCTTCTTTTCTTCCATTTATTTAACAGAAGTGTGGTGTTTTGTGTACAAAATATCTGCACAagtcatttttaaaataaaaaattgtgcacTACTTTCGCAACAAGATAGGTaacatactgtttttttttttgtttgtttttttaaaatgcATCGAAAACTTGTTCACTGCGCAACATTTTTACGTTTATTCCCCACAAGTGTTCCAGGAATTTGGAGGTGAAAGGGGATTAGAGACAGGTCAATAGTTAGCTGTAAAGGACAGGTCCACAAATGGTTTTTTTCAGTAATGGGGTTATGACAGAATGTTTGAAGAAGGAGGGAAAGATACCAGAGGAAAGGGAAAGGTTAACATTTTTAGTCAAGAGACAACTGATAGCAGGGGAGAAAtactggatgaggtgtgagggGATAGgatcactagagcaggtagaagGGAGGAGCCTGGAGATTTCATCCTCAGTTACTGAAGAGAAGGCAAATGGAGTCAACACTATTGGGGGACTGGAAGATGATTTTGTGACGGATGTCATTAGTTTTGAAACAGGATGCTAGGCCTTCAGCACAGAGGTCAATGACAGACATCTGCACTTTAGGCCTGGAGAGAGAGTTTAATGTCATTTTGGGttgatgagggaggtaaaataggTTTGCTTAGTGAGAAGAAGAGCAGAGTGATAGGATTTTAGCATAAATTTAAAGTATAGATTGTTCTCTGAAGTCTTTacctccacagacgttcagcgCGTCTAGAGCACTGCCGAAGAAAGTCCTTCGTGTGCCAGAGTTGCTGCTGCCTGTGTTGGGAGGTTCGGATTTTGAGGAGTGCTGCTTTGTCCAGGGTAGTCTTGAGAGTGTCATGGTAATTTTTGTCTCCTAGAATGGGACAGAAGAGGGAAGAGATTGTGACAATGAAGACTCTAAAGTGTCTATACCAAGTTGGGAGGCAGATGAGAGGGCTGGTGAGTCAATGGGGATGTTAAAATAACCCATGATGAGTGTAGTTGTTTCTGAGGATAGGAAATAAGGGAGCCAGGTGCAAGGAGGTTGATAGAGGCCTGCTGAAGGTGTGGATCTCAAAAGAGCATTGTAGGGAGATAAGCACCCCAACTCATCCAACATAACTGGTGTCATATCTGGTAGGGTGGGAAAAGTAAAGATAACCATAAGTTAGGGCAGCAGGggaagcagtgtcagaaggtcGTAGCCATGTTTTCTGTTAAGGGATTTAGTACTAAACAAGTTAAAGGAAACAAGAGGGACAGGAGAACACATGCAGTATatcttaaagtttaaaggggttctgtaGGAGGCAGGTATAGATGAAGAATTATTAGAAGaaggtgggccagggttaggagAGATGTCCACAGCAGCTAAGAGTAGGAGAATAAACAGGGAGAACATATGGCTAATTGACTTTGGGGTATGATGAGATGATTTAGGGCAATTAGGGTAATTCATGAGGGTAAACAATGCCTGTGCGCAATACATGGGTGAAGAAAGCAGAGAAGGGCTAAAAGTGGATGAAATAcacttggggggtggggggaatagTAGGTATGAAGACAAAGAGCAAGGATGTTGATAAAGTAGTGTGCGCATGGTGTTCGTGTTAAAGAAATAAAGTTCTTCCTACTTGGTTGTTTTAGAAATGCTTTGTTCCCTTTTGTTCACTTCTGTTTCAATTCTGGTCTAAGCAATATGAGATGGCAGTTTTGATGTCTCCAGACCCAAAGGTCTCAGATCTTATTCCTCAAATTGTTAGAGCTAGCTTAGACCAATAGTGCTAGATTAGCCCAGTTCTGTTCCCTCGGCTTTCCTTCTACACTGCTGTAGTCACAGTATATAAATCATAAAAGGAACAGCACATTGCTAGCAGCTAACATGAGGGCCTTACCAGCTGTTAACACCGATGATGTGTACTTGTATTTGTTAAACTCTAAATACTCTCTGATCATTTCATTGATGAGAagattttcatgtgacaacactggttTGGGTTCACTCTGATCATccaatgctgcaaacacctccgctCTGACCCGAGCCTTCAGTTGTCCCAACACACCTCTTTTATCCAAAGTGTCCGCCAAAACTACAGAAAGAAAAGAGATGCAAAATATTACTAAGcattttatatataaaacatatatatatatatatataaaaatgtacacAACCCAAGTGACCACCTTCTTATCCACCCGTTATGAGGCATAACTACATAAGAATAGTGTTGGCACACCATAGAACTAAGCATGAGAGCCCAAAACACTGCTCTGTGATTGCAAATTGATGATCAGATACATTTTTCTATATTGTGAAAATAAAGTATCTCAACACTAAAATCTCACTCCGTTTGGAGAGCTGATTCCTTTTGTATTCATGTTATCCTCAGGATAGGTCATCTATGTACCCCCACAATAAGCTGTTAGGCAAGCCATGGCTCCTCCCTGTACACTATGTCGGCATCCGAATGCCACAATTTGCATCATCACCTATTGGTGGCTAAAatagccttaaccccttggggactgagccaattttgaccttaagaaccagagcattttttgcaaatctgaccactgtcactttgagcattaataactctgggatgcctgtacttatgaatttgattccgagattgttttttcatggcatattctactttatgttagtggtaaattttcgtcgatacttgcatcatttcttggggaaaaattcaaaaattttgtgaaaaatgtgaaaatttagcatttttacaactttgaagctttctgcttgtaaggaaatgggacatgtcaaataaatgatatattgattcacatatacaatatgtctactttatgtttgcatcataaagttgacatgtttttactttttgaagacatcagagggcttcaaagctcagaatcaattttccaatttttcaagtaaatttcaaaatctgaatatttcagggaccagttcagttttgaagtgaatttgagggtctttatgttagaagtaccccataatggaccccaatatgaaaactgcacccctcaatgtattcaaaattacattcagaaagtttattaaccctttaggtgtttcacaggaaaatcagcacagtggaggcgaaaattcaaaatcttcattatttacactaacatgttcttgtagacccatatttctattttcacaaggggtaaaaggagaaaaagccccccaaaatttgtaacccaatttctctcgagtaaggtaatacctcatatgtggatgtaaagtgctctgcggatgcactagagcaacaatgggattttggagagcgaaatttgctgaaatggtttttgcagggtatgtcgcatttaggaagcccccatggtgccagaacagtgaaaaacacccaacatgctatttgggaaactacacccctcaaggaacataacaagaggtacagtgagccttaaaggggtagtccagtggtgaaaaacttatcccctatcctaaggataggggatatgtttgagatcgcggggggtccgaccgctggtgccccctgcgatctctctgtacggggccccggctctccggccagatagcgggtgtcgacccccgcatgaagcggcggccgacacgccccctcaatacatttctatggcagagccggagattgccgaggcAGCGCTTCGGTTCTGCCAtagagctgtattgagggggcgtgtcggccgccacatcgtgcggaggtcgacacgcccccttaccGCGggttgtcggggctccgtacaggagatcgcggggggccccagcggttggaccccccgcgatctgcaacttatcccctatccttaggataggggataagttgttaaccactgagtcaccactggactactcctttaacaccccaaagatgtttgacgaattttcaataaaattggacgtgaaaataaaatgctgatttttcattttcaaaaggggtaatagctgaaaatgtcccccaaaattgaaaccccatttctctcgagtaaggaaatatataaTATGCGGatataaagtgatctgcgggtgcactagagggctcaaaagggaaggagcgacattgggcttttggaaagcgaattttgctgaaatggttttggggggggggggggggggggcatgtctcatttaggaagcctccatggcgccagaacatcaaaaaacaccctatatggcacactatttgggaaactacacccctcaggggacgtaacaaggggtatagtgagccttaacacctcacaggtgtttgacgactttgcattgaagctgaacgtgaaaatgaaaatttttttttttttcactaaaatgctgatgttaccccaaggggtaatagaagaaaatgtccccccaaaatttgaaaccccatttttctcgagtaagaaaatacctaatatgaggatgtaaagtgctctgcggatgcactacaatgctcagaagggaaggagtgacaatgggattttggaaaacaaagtttgctgaaattgtttttggggggcatgtcgcatttactaaACTAAATGATACTGTGCAACATGATTGTATTGAAATTAATACTAGCCATGCCCCCTATTTAGTATTTTGGcgaagttttttttaatgaaaattcagttgcagaagagtcccattgttttctatAGCCAGGagacataggaaaaaagcctttTCAAGTAAGgcgctgctgaggtccagtgcgagGAGGATGTCCAGATTGTAGGTAAATGATCAAGCGGGAAAATGGAGTGTAGAACCACACAGGATCAATTTATTAGGCAAAGTaaacaggtatacacaggataatgcgtttcgggggacagcgccccctttTTCAGATCAGTGTAACCACATATTGTCACATACAGGTTATAAATAAGTTTCAAAATGGCGCCATTACACAGTACCATACACACTATCTCCCATTTTTCGCGTACAGCCAACAGCGCCAAAACACTATCTCCTATGTGACAGCGCTGCTCCAGACACCACCAGTGTTGACTGCCCCTCCCTCTCTCCGCCTTCTGTCAGCAGCGCGCCCTCCCACAGAGGACGCGTCTCCCTGACAACCTAACACGCCATGCGCACTTCTGTCTCCTCCAGCAGTGCGCTCCCGATTACAAGACGCGTCTCCTTGAAAACGCGCCCATATCATGTGACGCGCACACTACGTCCCTAGCAACGCGTCTGTGGATACCCGAACTTCCGCTCTCCGCACTGGAAGCTCGGAGCGGACAGCGTTACTAAACTTCTTGTATACAAGGGCATTTGTATCTTCAACAGCCTGCTGGTTACTCTACAGTATACCAGCACACCATTCTCCATGCATATAGTGTATTTTGTATGTTCCTTGCTCCGTTCTCACCACCCCCACCTCCACACATCCCTGTGGCTCCTCCCCCTTTCTTTTTTTGGCGCCATTTTGAAACGTATTTAGAACCTGTGACAATATGTGGttacactgatctgaagaagggggcacTGTCCCCCGAAATGCGttatcctgtgtatacctgtttACTTTGCCTAATAAATTGATCCTGCGTGGTTCTACACTCCATTTTCCCGCTTGATCATTTACCTTCAATCTGGACATCCTCCTCGCACTGGACCTCGGAAGCGCCTTACTTGAAAAGGGTTTTTTCCTAAGTCTCCTGGCTACCATTTCCTGCACCCTGGGCCAAGCAGCTCTCTCTAGTCTCTAACCCCgctgtgggttgatatgcaagttttcTACTCGCCTCAGGTGAGTACCCACTACCTACGGGCTCCGCAGGCCCACACACGCCTCGTTTACTCCTGTTCTTAGCCCATCCATCcctacggtatcacacgaggcgcctttTGCCGGTCTTTCATTTTCTCAGCTTATTGTTTTCTATAGGATTCTGTTAAacggtgcacactgcagaatttcttagggcccgttcacacgtcggaattcaagaggaatttactcgagtaattcctcgaATTATCCGCTCCAAAAGAATTGCAATCTCCtctgccattgacttcaaagtaatttccgctgtcctgttcacacagcgt from the Hyla sarda isolate aHylSar1 chromosome 8, aHylSar1.hap1, whole genome shotgun sequence genome contains:
- the CEP20 gene encoding centrosomal protein 20 isoform X4 — protein: MCICFYTTVLADTLDKRGVLGQLKARVRAEVFAALDDQSEPKPVLSHENLLINEMIREYLEFNKYKYTSSVLTAETGLSDIPLDRCFLSRELNLSEVSSAQSVPILYGLLAHFLHGHKEVPCPSTMKHHLERSTQWRTENAAVRTGTHLEPTEGMQPSSTDSYVFQGHR
- the CEP20 gene encoding centrosomal protein 20 isoform X3 is translated as MIPKVSPKRENSSQSMYCTVLPADQSFHRLPVSSTKMAASLPAGHSYFHNSCRSSVCLIEAEARLRSGVAVGVTSRTIYSPVNVMATVSDLKAVLADTLDKRGVLGQLKARVRAEVFAALDDQSEPKPVLSHENLLINEMIREYLEFNKYKYTSSVLTAGDKNYHDTLKTTLDKAALLKIRTSQHRQQQLWHTKDFLRQCSRRAERLWRNWFIGYSTGPLFSVKRAKPK